CAGCGGTTGCAACCGGTCGTCCGGCAACTATGCAGCAAGTGGTCACCCAAGAGAAAGGTCTGGCAAAAGGACAGGCTAATAAGATTGATTACAACGCAATGAATGGCATTATTACTTTGACCGGTAACGCCAGATTAGATCAGAATGGTGCAAAATTCTCTGGTAATGTCATACGTTATAGCCTTAAAGCTGGCGATGTCGAAGCAACCGCTGGTGGTAGTCAGCGTGTTGAGCTAATATTGCCGCCTAATAGCAATGCCAATCAAAGTAGCATACGCTAGTTTGTACGTCTGATTTATCTATACTTTTAATGCGTTTGACTAAACGTGTCTCCAAATTTTGTAATAGCCTGAGTTAATTATGAGTGAGCATAAGAATACTGATCATCAGTTATCGAGCAACATTACTGAACCTTCCACACGCTTAGTCATGCAAAACTTAGGTAAACGTTAT
This sequence is a window from Psychrobacter jeotgali. Protein-coding genes within it:
- the lptA gene encoding lipopolysaccharide transport periplasmic protein LptA yields the protein MQGCLQVLPVALLMAFPLYSHALPSDANQEIKLLADRATYSERTGVTSYSGNVIITQGTLKLTADNITVNLSPQRSINSAVATGRPATMQQVVTQEKGLAKGQANKIDYNAMNGIITLTGNARLDQNGAKFSGNVIRYSLKAGDVEATAGGSQRVELILPPNSNANQSSIR